The following coding sequences are from one Deltaproteobacteria bacterium window:
- a CDS encoding stage 0 sporulation protein yields MSDETASVANSPRLVGVRCESGGGVRPYSCGALELQPGDQVVVETERGSALGTVVRSDLLRPVEAGAKLGRVIKKADGRDLAREDANLRRQREAQRIALHRIRERGLAMKLISVECSFDGGKISFYFCAEGRVDFRDLVRDLAHTLHTRIEMKQIGARDETRFIGGIAACGRELCCASWLTEFEAISVKMAKDQGLSLNPTKLAGMCGRLKCCLRFEYLTYRELGRRLPAIGSAVACVKGDGVVTHQDVLKQTVKIRHQDGSETEASLEELVERKAQP; encoded by the coding sequence ATGAGCGACGAAACCGCGAGCGTGGCTAACTCGCCCCGGCTGGTCGGCGTGCGCTGCGAGAGCGGCGGCGGCGTGCGCCCTTACAGCTGCGGCGCACTCGAGCTGCAGCCCGGCGATCAGGTCGTCGTCGAAACCGAACGGGGCTCGGCCCTGGGTACGGTGGTGCGCAGCGATCTGCTGCGGCCGGTCGAGGCCGGGGCCAAACTCGGCCGGGTGATCAAGAAAGCCGACGGCCGCGACCTCGCCCGCGAGGACGCCAACCTGCGCCGCCAGCGCGAGGCGCAGCGCATCGCCCTGCACCGCATTCGCGAACGCGGCCTGGCGATGAAGCTGATCAGCGTCGAGTGCAGCTTCGACGGCGGCAAGATCAGTTTCTACTTCTGCGCCGAAGGGCGCGTCGATTTCCGTGATCTGGTGCGTGACCTGGCGCACACGCTGCACACCCGCATTGAAATGAAGCAGATCGGCGCGCGCGACGAAACCCGATTCATCGGCGGTATCGCCGCCTGCGGCCGCGAGCTGTGCTGCGCCAGCTGGCTGACGGAGTTCGAAGCGATATCGGTCAAGATGGCCAAGGATCAGGGCCTGTCGCTCAACCCCACCAAGCTCGCCGGCATGTGCGGCCGCCTCAAGTGCTGCCTGCGCTTCGAGTACCTGACCTACCGTGAGCTGGGGCGGCGCCTGCCGGCCATCGGCTCGGCGGTGGCCTGCGTCAAGGGTGACGGCGTCGTCACTCACCAAGATGTGCTCAAGCAGACGGTGAAGATCCGCCACCAAGACGGCAGTGAAACCGAAGCCAGCCTCGAAGAGCTGGTCGAACGCAAAGCGCAGCCGTAA